The nucleotide window AGGTGATCCACCGCCGCGACGCGGCGGGCTCGCCCGGGCCGGTCGAGGCGGGCCGATGACGCGCAAGAAGACCGAGGGGGGCGAGGGCCTCAAGTGCTCCTTCTGCAACAAGAGCCAGAGGGACGTGCGGAAGCTCATCGCCGGCCCCACGGTCTACATCTGCGACGAGTGCGTGGACATCTGTCTCGACATCATCGCGGAGGAGAGGGAGAGCGAGGAGACCGACGGCAGGATCCGCCTGCCGAAGCCGGTGGAGATCAAGTCGTTCCTCGACGAGTACGTGATCGGGCAGGAGCCGGCGAAGAAGCGCCTCGCGGTGGCGGTGTACAACCACTACAAGCGGAACGAGCTGGCCCGCCGCCGGAACGAGGTGGAGATCCAGAAGTCCAACATCCTGCTGATCGGCCCCACCGGATCCGGGAAGACGCTCCTCGCGCAGACGCTCGCGCGGCTCCTGTCGGTGCCGTTCGCCCTGGTGGACGCGACCACGCTCACCGAGGCCGGGTACGTCGGCGAGGACGTCGAGAACATCATCCTGAAGCTGCTCCAGAACGCGGGCAACGACGTCGAGAAGTGCCAGCGCGGGATCATCTACATCGACGAGGTCGACAAGATCGCGCGCAAGGGAGAGAACCCGTCGATCACCCGCGACGTCTCGGGCGAGGGGGTCCAGCAGGCGCTCCTGAAGATCCTGGAGGGGACCGTCGCCAACGTGCCTCCGCAGGGAGGGCGCAAGCATCCCCACCAGGAGTTCGTGCCCGTGGACACCACGAACATCCTGTTCGTCTGCGGCGGGGCGTTCGTGGGTCTCGAGGCGATCGTCGAGCAGCGGACCGGCCGGAAGACCATGGGATTCAAGGCGGACGTCAAGGCCCGCCGCGAGAAGAACCTCCAGGAGATCCTCGGCCAGGTCCAGCCCCTCGACCTCATCAAGTTCGGGATGATCCCGGAGTTCGTCGGCCGGCTCCCGGTAGTGGCGGTGCTGGACGAGCTGGACTCCGGCGCGCTGGTCCGGATCCTCACCGAGCCCCGCAACGCGTTGGTGAAGCAGTACCAGAAGATCTTCGAGTACGAGGGCGCCAGCCTCCGCTTCACCGACGACGCCCTCGAAGCCGTGGCGCGGCTGGCGATCGAGCGGAAGATCGGCGCCCGGGGGTTGCGAATGATCGTCGAGGAGCTGATGCTCGACATGATGTTCGCGCTCCCGTCCCAGACGGGTGTCAAGGAGGTCGTGGTCACGAAGGACGTCGTCCTCAAGAAGAGCAGCCCGCTCGTCGTGATGGAAAAGGTCGGTTAGACCGGCTCCCGGCCACCCGTCGACTCGGAATACCCAGGACAGGAGGATAGGATGGAAGAGCGCGCCTCGCGGCCCGCCGACAGCGTGACCAGCCTCCCGATGGTCCCCCTTCGGGACATCGTGGTGTTTCCCCACACGATGGTCCCGTTCGTCGTGGGACGCCGGGCGTCGCTGCTGGCGGTGGAGAACGCGCTGTCCGGGGACAAGCGCCTCTTCCTCGCCACTCAGCGGAGCGCCAAAGTGGACCAGCCGTCGGCCGACGAGATCAACTCGGTCGGGACCGTGGCCACCGTCGTCCAGCACCTCAAGCTCCCGAACGGGAACGTCAAGCTGCTGGTCGAGGGGATGCACCGCGCCCGCGTTCTTGAGATCGAGGAGGCGCCGGAAGGGTTCTTCCGCACGGTCCTGAAACCGATCGATCGGCAGGTGGAGGTGACCCCCGAGCTCCAGGAGACGATGAACCGGGTTTCCACCCTGTTCGAGCGGTACATCAAGTACTCACCGGGGCTCCCGTACGAGACGCTCCTGTCCACCGTCCGGATCGGCGATCCCGGACGGCTCGCGGACACGGTGGCGGCCCACCTTCCCATCGGTATCGAGGACAAGCAGGGGCTGCTCGACACCGTGGCGCCGACGGACCGGCTCGAGCAGGTGGCCCACCTCCTGGACGTCGAGATCGAGAAGCTCCGGGTGGACAAGAAGATCAACACCCGGGTCAAGAAGCAGATGGAGAAGGCCCAGAAGGAGTACTACCTCAACGAGAAGATCAAGGCGATCCAGCAGGAGCTCGGTCGGAAGGACGACCGCGTCAACGAGATCGAGGAGTTCCGTCAGAAGATCGAGGCCGCCGGGATGCCTTCCGAGGGGAAGGAGAAGGCGCTCCAGGAGCTGAAGCGCCTCGAGGTCATGCCGCCGGTCTCGGCCGAGGCGACGGTGTCCCGCAATTACCTCGAGTGGCTCCTGGCGATCCCCTGGAGCAAGAAGACCCGTGAGCTGACGGACATCAAGCGCGCCGAGCGGATCCTGAACGAGGACCACCACGGGCTCGAGAAGATCAAGGAGCGGATCCTGGAGTTCCTCGCGGTCCGCCGCCTGGTGCGGAACCGGGACACCAAGGGCTCCATCCTCTGCTTCGTCGGCCCGCCCGGGGTGGGGAAGACCTCGCTGGCCAAGTCCATCGCGCGGGCGACGGGGCGGAAGTTCGTCCGGCTGTCCCTCGGGGGCGTCCGCGACGAGGCGGAGATCCGCGGGCACCGGCGCACGTACATCGGCGCGTTTCCCGGGCAGATCATCCAGATGATGCGCAAGGCGGGGACGAAGAACCCGGTGTTCCTCCTGGACGAGGTGGACAAGATGGCCGCGGACTTCCGCGGCGATCCGTCGGCGGCCCTGCTCGAGGTCCTGGACCCCGAGCAGAACCACTCGTTCCTCGATCACTACGTCGACACCGAGTTCGACCTCTCCGACGTGATGTTCATCGCGACCGCGAACGTGATCCACACGATTCCGCCGGCGCTCCGGGACCGAACCGAGACGATCCGGATCGCCGGCTACACCCTCAACGAGAAGCTCGCGATCGCGCAGAAGTACCTGGTGCGGAAACAGATCAAGGCCAACGGCCTGAAGCGGGCCAAGCTGTCGTTCGAGGACGCCGCGATCATGGAGATCATCGAGAAGTACACCCGCGAGGCGGGGGTGCGGAATCTCGAGCGCGAGATCGCATCCATCTGCCGGAAGATCGCCCGGAAAGTGGTGTCGAACGAGTACGAGGCCGGGGCGCCGATCTCCGCGGCGAAGGTCTTCGAGCACCTGGGGGTGCCGCGGTACCATCCGCAGCGAGAGGATCGGCAGGCGCCGGAGGTCGGGGTCGCCACCGGGCTCGCGTGGACCGAGGTGGGCGGCGAGATCCTGACCACCGAGGCGACGCTGATGCGGGGGCGGGGGAAGTTGACCCTGACCGGTCAGCTCGGCGAGGTGATGCAGGAGTCGGCGCAGGCCGCGCTCTCGTGGATCAGGAGCCGCTCGGATCTCCTCGGGATCGACCCGCAGTTCTACCGGAAGTACGATCTGCACGTTCACGTGCCCGAGGGGGCGATCCCGAAGGACGGCCCTTCGGCCGGAATCACCCTGGCGGTCGCGCTCACGTCCCTGCTCTCCGGGGTCCCGGTGCGGAAGGACGTGGCGATGACCGGCGAGATCACGCTCCGGGGGAAGGTCCTGCCGATCGGCGGGGTCAAGGAGAAGGTGCTGGCCGCGTACCGCTTCGGCACGACCACCGTGATCCTCCCCCGCGACAACGAGAAGGACCTGGCGGAGATTCCCGAGGACGTCTCGAAGCAACTCCGGTTCTGCCTCGTCGACGTCATGGACGAGGTCCTCGACATCGCGCTCGCCGGGCAGCTGCCGTCCGCCGCGGAGATTCACGGCGAGGACGGGGCGGAGGCGGACGGGGAGCGGCCGGAAGACGGCTCCGTGACCCACTGATCGCCGGGATGCGGCATCGAGGAATTTCCCGCCTCCGTCGGCGAAGGGCGCGATCAGGCCGCTGGTGAAGATCGTTTCGTGCCGATTCGAGCGGTCGGCCTACCGGGCCGAGGACGAGCCCCGGGATCCGGGCCCGTACGTCGCGTTCCTCGGACGGTCGAACGTGGGGAAGTCCTCGCTGATCAACCGGCTGCTGGGGGTTCCGAATCTCGCCCGAACCTCATCGACCCCGGGGCGCACGCAGAGCGTGAACTTCTACCGGATCAACGAGGCATTTTGGTTCGTGGATCTTCCCGGCTACGGATATGCGGCCGTTCCGGAGGAAATCCGGAGGTCCTGGCGGCCGATGGCGGAGGGGTTCCTCGAGCGCCGGGGCGGAAGGATCGAGCTCGCGATCCTCGTCGTGGACGCCCGGCAGGGGGCCACTGAGCTGGACCTGACCATGAGGGATTGGCTGGCCGGCGCGGGGGTGAGCTACCTCGTCGCGGCGACGAAGGCGGACAAGCTGTCGGGCAACGGGCGCGCCGCGGCCCAACGTGGGTTGAACGAGGCGCTGGGGCCGTCGCCCGCGGAAGAGGGGCCGATCCTCGTGTCCGCGAAGACCGGCCAGGGGCTCCGCGCGATCTGGTCGCATCTCGATCGGGCGCTCGATCGAGGGGCGCCGACGAAGGGCAAGGGCAGGGCATGGACATCCGAGAGTTGAAGACCATGGAGGCGTCCCAGCTGGTGAAGCTGGCGGCGAGCCTGGACGTTCAGGGAGTCGGAGGTCTCAGGCGACAGGACCTGGTCTTCCGGATCCTGCAATCCGAGGTGGCCCGGAGCGGCTCGATTCGCGCCGAAGGGGTCCTGGAGAAGCTCCAGGACGGCTACGGCTTCCTGCGGGCGCAGGAGGCGAGCTACCTGCCCGGGCCGGACGACGTCTACGTGTCGCCGGCGCAGATCCGGCGGTTCGGCCTCCTGACCGGGGACTCCATCGTCGGAGAGCTCAGACCCCCGAGGCCCGGCGAGCGCTACTTCGCGCTCGCCAAGTTGGACTCGGTCAACGGCGACGCGCCGGAGGCGCTGAGCCGGCGGATCCCGTTCGACAACCTGACCCCGCTCTACCCTCAGGACCGCCTCAGGGTCGAGCTCCCCGGCCAGGACGTCTCGGGCCGTGTCCTCGATCTCATGGTCCCCCTGGGCAAGGGGCAGCGGGGTCTCATCGTCTCCCCGCCGCGCACCGGCAAGACGATGATGCTCCAGGCGATCGCGCACGCGATCACCCGGAACCACCCGGACGCCTACCTGATCGTCCTGCTGATCGACGAGCGGCCGGAGGAGGTGACCGACATGCGGCGGTCGGTCCAGGGAGAGGTGATCTCCTCGACCTTCGACGAGCCCGCGACCCGGCACGTCCAGGTGGCCGAGATGGTTATGGAAAAGGCCAAGCGGCTCGTCGAATCCCGCCGGGACGTGGTCCTCCTCCTCGACTCGGTCACGCGCCTCGCGCGGGCGTACAACGCGGTCCAGCCGACCTCGGGACGGGTCCTGTCGGGCGGCCTCGACGCCAACGCGCTCCAGAAGCCGAAGCGGTTCTTCGGCGCGGCGCGGAACGTGGAGCAGGGCGGATCGCTGACCATCATCGCCACCGCGCTGATCGACACCGGCTCCCGGATGGACGACGTGATCTTCGAGGAGTTCAAGGGGACCGGGAACATGGAGATCAACCTCGACCGGAAGCTGGCGGACCGCCGCGTCTACCCCGCGGTGGACCTGATGCGGTCGGGGACCCGGAAGGAAGAGCTGCTCCTGGCCAAGAAGGATCTCGACCGGACCTGGATCCTCCGCAAGGTGCTCCAGCAGATGTCGCCGGTCGAGGCGATGGAGCTGCTGCGGGAGAAGCTCCTCAAGACGCAGACGAACGAGGAGTTCCTGAACAGCATGGCGTAGGAGTGGGCCATCTGGGGCGTTCATGAAACGGAGCATTCCCTGCGTTTCGAAGGGTCCATTCGCGGACTCCATCGCCATCGGGAGGCGGGCCGCTGACTCCCGGCTGCGATCGGGATCGAGCCAGGTGTCATCTCGAGGTCGATCGCTGTCCCGCTAACTGAACCCTTCGAAACGCAGGGAATGCGCTCTGGACCCGCTCGGGCGTTGCGCCGCCGAGAGATCTTCCCTATAATCCAATGCTTTGGGAGCGGGAGGTCGCGTGAAATGAGGGAAAAGATCCATCCCGAGTACCATGAGGTTCAAGTGGTCTGCGCCTGCGGCAGCTCTTTCCCGACCCGCTCGACCCGGAAGGACATGAGGGTCGAGATCTGCTCCGCCTGCCACCCGTTCTTCACCGGGAAGCAGAAGTTGCTGGACACCGCGGGCCGCATCGAGCGGTTCGAGAAGCGCTACAAGAAGCCGGGCGCCGAGACCGCCAACTGAGGGGCATCGCCGCCCAGGCGGTCGCCCCACCGGAATCCGAGCCATGGCGGCAGCCCTCGATCCCCGGCTGGAGAGCAAGCTCATCGCACTGGAGGCCAGGTACCACGAGCTGGGCCGGGGTCTCGCCGATCCCGAGGTCGTGAGCGACGTCGCCCGCTATCGTGCCGCGAGCAAGCAGTACGCCGACCTCAAGCCGATCGTGGACGCGTTCGAGATCTACCGCAAGGCGGCTGCGGAACTGGCCGGCACGCGCGAGCTCCTCGTCTCCTCGGTCGATCCCGAGCTCCGTTTGATGGCCGGCGACGAGGCACGGGCACTCGAGTCGCGGATCGACGAGCTCGAGCGCCAGCTCACGGTCCTCCTGCTCCCCAGCGATCCCAACGACGCCAAGAACGTGGTCCTCGAGATACGGGCGGGGACCGGCGGCGACGAGGCGACCCTGTTCGCCGCCGAGATCTTCCGGATGTACTCCCGGTACGCCGAGTCCCGGGGCTGGAAGGTGCAGACCACCGACCTGTCGGAGAGCGCGGTCGGCGGCATCAAGGAAGTCATCGCCCTCATCGAGGGGGAGCGGGTGTACAGCCGGCTCAAGTTCGAGAGCGGAGTGCACCGCGTCCAACGCGTCCCCGCCACCGAGTCCCAGGGTCGGATCCACACCTCCGCGATCACGGTCGCGGTGCTCCCCGAGGCGGACGAGGTGGAAGTCCGCATCGACGAGAAGGAGCTCCGCATCGACACGTTCTGCTCTTCGGGCCCCGGCGGGCAGAGCGTCAACACCACGTACTCCGCCGTGCGGATCACGCACCTTCCGACCAACACCGTGGTCCAGTGCCAGGACGAGAAGTCCTGGCACAAGAACAAGGCGAGAGCGATGCAGGTGCTGAGATCGCGCCTCTACGACATGAAGCGGAGAGAGCAGCACGAGGCGATCGCGAAGGAGCGGCGGGGGATGATCGGCTCGGGCGACCGGAGCGAGAAGATCCGGACCTACAACTTCCCGCAGAGCCGCGTCACCGATCACCGGATCGGCCTCACCGTCCACAACCTCCAGGACGTGATGAACGGCGACCTCGGCTCGATCGTCGAGTCCCTCTCCTCCCACGAGCAGGCGGCTCGCCTCCGCGAGGAGGTCTCGGCCTGAGACCTCCCCCCCCTGCCCCGACGGTCGGCGAGGCGGTGGACGCCGCCGCGAGACGCCTCGAGCGCGCCGCGGTCCCCGAGCCCCGGCGCGAGGCCGAGATCGTCATGGCGCACCTCCTGGGAAAGGACCGGGGCGGCGTGGTCGCGAGACGCCCCGATCCCCTCGACGAGGCGCTCGCGGCCCGCTTCGAGAAGCTGGTCGCGCGGCGCGAGAGGCGCGAGCCGCTCCAGTACCTGACGGGCGAGCAGGAGTTCATGGGACTCCCGTTCCGGGTGGACTCCCGCGTCCTCGTCCCGCGCCCGGAGACGGAAGGCGTCGTCACGGCGGCGCTCGGCCTCGGCCTGCCGGCGGGAGCGCGGGTCGCGGACCTCGGAACGGGAAGCGGCTGCATCTCGATCGCGCTGGCCGTGGCTCGGTCGGACCTTGGCCTCCACGCCCTCGACATCTCCGCGGAGGCGCTCGAGGTCGCCCGATGGAACGCGGAGCGCCTCGGCGTGGGGACGAGAATCGACTTCGTGCTCTCCGATCTCGCCGAGCCGCCCTCGGAATGGTCCGGCACGATGGACGCGGTGCTCTCGAATCCGCCCTACGTCGCCGAGGACGAGTGGGCCGGGCTTTCCCCCGAGGTGCGGGACTACGAGCCGAGAGTCGCTCTCGTTCCCGGGCCGAGCGGCCTCGAGGCCTACCGGCGCGTCGCGGCTTCGGCGATCCGCCTGCTCGTTCCGGGGGGCTGCATGGTGGTCGAGCTGGGGTTCAAGCGGGAGGGGGGTGCTCGGGACGCCGCGACGCGCGCGGGGCTCACCGGCCTCGAGGTGCTCCCGGACCTCCGCGGGATACCGCGGGTGCTGCTCGCGAGGAGACCTTGGAGGTCTGGGGCGCCCGCGCGCGAAGTGCTAGCATGGACCCGACCATGAGCCTGCCGGAGAGCATCCTCGAGAAAGCCCGATCCGTCCGGCAGCGCATCGCGTTCCCCGAGAGCACCGAGGCGCGCACGCAGCGAGCCGCGGCGCGCCTCGTCCGCGAGGGGATCGTGACGCCGATCCTGGTCGGACCGCGCGACGCGACCCTCGCCGCCGCTCGGAAGAACGCCGCGGAGCTCGGGGATATCGAGATCGCGGACCCGGCGGACCACGAAGGGCGCCGGCGCTACGGGGATATGATCGAGGAGCTGCTCCGCTCGAAGGGGACGCCGCGGGCGGACGTCGAGAAGATGCTCGACGACCCGATGTACTACGCCGCGGCCATGGTGCGCGCCGCCGACGCCGACGGGTCCGTGGGCGGCGCCGAGCACACCACCGCCGACACTCTCCGCGCGGCGCTGCGGGTCATCCGCCCGGCGCCGGACGCGAAGATCGTGTCGTCGTTCTTTCTGATGGTGCTCAAGGCGCCGACCGCCGCCGGCGACGACGTGCTCGCGTTCGCCGACTGCGCCCTCGTGCCGTATCCGGACGCGGCCCAGCTCGCGGACATCGCGCTCCGGACCGCCCGGAACTTCCGAGATCTGGCCGAGCGCGAGCCGCGGGTGGCCCTCCTCTCGTTCTCGACCAAGGGGAGCGCGCAGCACGAGTCGGTGGACAGGGTGGTCGAAGCGCGGGAGATCCTGAGGGGGATGAACCCCGGCTTCCCGGTGGACGGTGAGATGCAGCTCGACGCGGCCCTCGTGCCCAAGGTCGGCGCGTCGAAGGCGCCGGGGAGCGAGGTGGCGGGGCGGGCAAACGTGCTCATCTTCCCGAACCTCGACGCCGGCAACATCGGCTACAAGCTCGCGCAGAGGCTCGGCGGGGCCGAGGCGATCGGGCCGATCCTCCAGGGCCTGAGCCGCCCCGCCAACGACCTCTCGCGAGGCTGCTCCGAGAGCGACATCGTCCTCACCGCGGCGGTGACCGCTCTCCAAGCCGCGGGATCGCGCCCCGCGCGGGACCGCAGGGGGTAACCACATGTACGGCCCACCGCAGGGAGGAGGGAAGCCCTGGCGCCGGCGGGAAGGAGGAGGCGGCGGTGGCGGTCGCCCCCCTCACGGTCCGCACGGGCCGCAAGGGCACCGGATGCCGCCGAGCGACTCCACCGGCTCCGAGGCGGGCTATCTTCTCAGGAACAAGGAGGGACGCACACCGATGGTGGTGCGCCTCCTGGACGGGGAAGAGGTCCGGGGCGTGATCGAGTACTACGACCGGGACATGATCAAGATCAACCGGACCGACGGGCCGAACGTCTTCATCCGGAAGCGCCACATCCGGTACATGCACGAGGAGGCGGTCTCCCAGGCGCCCCGCAAGGACTGACGGCCCTTCAACGCACCCGGGTACCCGGCGGCACGTCCTCCTCGAACACGGCGACGATCGGGCGCCCGCCGAAATCCGCGGCGAGCAGCATCCCCTGGCTTTCCACTCCCTTGAGGCGCGCCGGCTTGAGGTTCGCGACCACGACGATGCGCTTGCCGACGAGCGACTCGGGAGCGTAGGCCTTCGCAATCCCGGCGACGATCTGGCGCCTCTCGGCCCCCAGGTCGACCAGCAGCTTGAGCAGCTTGTCGGCTCCCTCGACACGCTCCGCCGAGATCACGATGGCGACCCTGAGGTCGGTCTTCATGAACTCATCGATGCTCAGGAGGCCCGCGCCGGCCTCCGCGGCAGGCGTCGGCGGGGCGGGGGACGCGGGCGGATTCGGCACGGGCACGGGTTTCGAGTCTTCCACGGTCCTCGTCTCCTTGAAGTAGGCGTTCCGGTCCACGCGCGGGAACAAAGGCCCCCGCTTCTCGATCCGTCCGGTCGCGGGGAGGAGACCCCAGCGGAACGCGGAGAGGTCCTCCGGCAGCAAAGCGCCGAGGCGCGAGGCGATCTCCGACGCCGCGACCGGCATCGCGGGGAAGGTCATCGCGGCCGCCTGGAGCAGCGCCTCGGCCGCTCCCCGCAGCACGGCGCGGTGCCGCTCAGCCCGGGACGGATCTCTGGCGAGCGCCCACGGGGCGTGGCGGACCAGGTATCGGTTCGTCTCGCCGATCAGCCCCCAAACGGCGATCAGCCCGCCGCTGAAATCGTACCCGTCGAACGCCTCCCTCCAGGCGGCGTGGGCCGCGGCCGCAGCGGCGCGGAGCTCGGCCGCCTCGGGAAGATCCGCCGGCTCGGGGAGCCGGCCGCCGAAGCCGGAATCGACGAGCGCGAGGATCCGGCTCGAGAGGTTTCCGAGATCGTTGGCGAGGTCGCCGTTGTAGCGGTCGAGGAACTGCTCGTCCGAGTAGGTTCCGTCGAGGCCGAAGGTCATCTCGCGGAGCAGGAAGTACCGGAGAGCGTCGGCGCCGAAGTCCCGGAGCAACGGCTCGGCCTTCACCACGTTGCCGAGGCTCTTGGACATCTTGGCGTCATCCTTGAGCCACCAGCCGTGGCCGTACACGCATTCCGGGAGCGGCTCGCCCGCGGACATCAGGAACGCGGGCCAGTACACGGCGTGGAACCTCAGGATGTCCTTCCCGACCAGGTGGACCTGCGCCGGCCAGAAGGAGCGGAGCGCCTCGTCCTCGTGCCCGCCGTAGCCCAGGGCGCTGAGATAGTTGGTCAGCGCGTCGACCCAGACGTACACCACGTGTCCCGGGGCGTCGGGGAACGGTATCCCCCACGAGATGCTGGTCCGGCTGATGCTCAGGTCCCTCAAGCCGGACTCGACGAACGCCTTCACCTCGTTGAAGCGCGACGCCGGCCGCACGAAGCCCGGGTGCCTCCGGTAGTGCTCGAGGAGCCTCTCGCCGTAGCGGGAGAGCCGGAAGAAGTAGGACGCCTCCGATACCCTCTCGACCGGATGGCCCTGGTCCGGACACCTGCCGTCCACGATCTGGCTCTCCGGGAAGAACGCCTCGCAGCCGCTGCAGTACATCCCCTCGTAGGAGCCGAGGTACACGTCCCCGGCGCGGGCCATGCTCCTCACGAGCTTCTCGACGCCGAGCCGATGGCGAGGCTCGGTGGTCCGGATGAAATCGTCGTGACTGATCGAGAGCGCCTTCCAGAGCGCGTGAAAACGGTTCACGACCCGGTCGGCCAGCTCGATCGGCCGCACCGCCTGCGTCCGGGCCGCCCGTTCGATCTTCTGGCCGTGCTCGTCGGTTCCCGTGAGGAAACGAACGTCGAACCCGGTGAGGCGCCGGTACCGCGCGACCGTGTCCGCGACGATCGTGGTGTACGTGTGGCCGATGTGCGGCTCGTCGTTGACGTAGTAGATCGGCGTGGTGAGGTAGAACTTCGGTCGGTGGCTCATCGGGCCTTTCTCCGCGGCGCACGGCCGCGAGCCGGGGCCCCGGCCCGCCGGAAGGCGAGGAGGGCGGCTTCCTGGACCCGCTTGAGCGGAACCCCTCGGCTCCTCGCGAGGCGGGCGCAGTCCTCGTACTCGGGCCAGGCCTTGATCGGGCTCCCGCCGAGCAGACCCTCCTTGAGACGGACGCGCCCGAAGGGCGTCGTCACGGTCGCCGTTCGGCGATCCAGCTCGATCCGGCCCTCCCGCCGGTACCGGAGACCGAGGGTCGGCGTCTCGCGCAGCACCACGCCGGCGAGCGCGTCGAGGCGATCGGGGCGCGCCAGCACCGTGAGCAGGTGTCCGCTGCGCCCCTTCTTCATGTGGACGGGGGTCGTGAACACCTCCAGGGCGCCCTCCGCGAAGAGCCGCTCCGCTGCGTACGCGACCACCTGCGGCGGGGCGTCGTCGAGGGTGACCTCGATCACCACGACGTCGTTCGCCGCGGGTGGCGGCGCGGAGGCCCCGTCCGTCTCCACCAGGACCATCCGGAGCACGTTCGGCCGATCGTCGAACTCGCGCTCGCCGGCGCCGTGGCCGGTCGCGACGATCCGGCCCGCCGGGAGCGTGCCCCAGGCGTCGGCGACGGTCGTCAGGATCGCCGCGCCGGTCGGCGTGAGCCGTTCACCCTCGGCGCCGTCCCCCGTGATCGGGGCCCCGCGGACCAGGACCGCCGTCGCGGGTCCGGGAACGGGATAGGAGCCGTGCCGGCAGACCACGCGTCCGCTCCCCGTGGTCATGCGCGAGACCACGATTCGGTCCGGCGCCAATTCGTGGAGGGCGACCGAGGTCCCGACCACGTCGACGATCGCGTCGATCGCCCCGGCCTCGTGGAGGTGGACCTCATCGGGTGCCTTGCCATGCGCCTCCGCCTCGGCCTCGACGAGGCGCCGGAAGATCCGAAGCGCCCGCGCCCGCACCGGCGACGCGAGCCGCCCGCGCCCGACGATCCGCCGGATCTCCCGCCAGCCGCGCTCGTCCGCCGAGTCCGTGACTCGCACGACCGCTTGCAACGCCGAGAGCCCCGTGCGGACCACGCGCCGCGACGCGAGAGTCCAGCCCCGGAAGGGAAGGGTGCGGAGCGCAGCGCGGATCTTCGAGAGCGGCACGCCGAGGTCGATGAGCGCGCCGAGGATCATGTCCCCCGCGGCTCCGGCGGTGGCGTCCACGTACAGGGTGCGCTCGGGCCGGCTCATGCCGTCCTCGCCGGCTCGATCCCGGCCGCTTCGACGATCCGCGGCAGGATCTCGCCCGCGGGTCCCCGGAGCCGCTCGTGCGCCAGCGAGCTCATGGGCGTCGGCTCCGGATTCACCTCGACCACGTACGCTCCCGCCTCTCTCGCGGCGACCGGGAGCGAGGCGGCCGGGTAAACGAGGGACGAGGTGCCGGCGACGATCACGACCACCGCGCGCCGCGCGGCGGTGGCGGCGGCGCGAAGCCCCTCGGCGGGCAGGGGCTCGCCGAACCAGACCACCCCGGGACGGAGGAGCGCGCCGCACGCGCAACGCGGGGGGAGCGGCGAAAGGTCGGAGCCGAGATCCTCGAACTCGGTTCCCTCCTCGGTGCACCGGAGCCTGAAGAGGCTACCGTGGAGCCGGACGATCCGGCGGCTCCCCGCGCGCTCGTGGAGGCCGTCCACGTTCTGCGTCACCAGGAGGACGTCGTCCCTCCCCCGCTCGAGCGCGGCGAGCGCGAGGTGGCCGGCATTCGGTCTCGCTGCCGCCGCCTCCTTCCGCCGCCACGCGTAGAAACGCCAGACGCCGAGGGGATCGGCGGCGAAAGCGTCGGGGGTCGCGAGCTCCGCGGGATCGCGTCCCTCCCACAACCCCGAGGGGCCGCGGAACGTCGCGAGGCCGCTCTCGGCGGAGACGCCGGCTCCGGTCAGGAGCAGCACGGGGCCCTGCCCTCTCAGGAGGGACAGGAGGGCTTCGGACGGCGCCGGGGATCCCATGCCACGCCTCGCAGCGGAAAGCGGGCATCGTACCACTTTTCTTGATAACCTAGGCTCGGAAAGGCCCCGGGGGCGGCCGGAACTCGAGGGGAGAGGTGCATGAGCGAGCTCCACGAAGCCAACGACGGCAACTTCGAATCCATGGTGCTCAAGGCGCAGGGAGCGGTCCTCGTGGACTTCTCCGCGACGTGGTGCGGACCCTGCAAGAAGCTGGAGCCGATCGTCCACGACATCGCGGCGGAGTACGACGGCCGGCTCAAGGTGGTCAAGGTGGACGTGGACCGGGCGCCTCAGACGG belongs to Terriglobia bacterium and includes:
- the larC gene encoding nickel pincer cofactor biosynthesis protein LarC, with translation MSRPERTLYVDATAGAAGDMILGALIDLGVPLSKIRAALRTLPFRGWTLASRRVVRTGLSALQAVVRVTDSADERGWREIRRIVGRGRLASPVRARALRIFRRLVEAEAEAHGKAPDEVHLHEAGAIDAIVDVVGTSVALHELAPDRIVVSRMTTGSGRVVCRHGSYPVPGPATAVLVRGAPITGDGAEGERLTPTGAAILTTVADAWGTLPAGRIVATGHGAGEREFDDRPNVLRMVLVETDGASAPPPAANDVVVIEVTLDDAPPQVVAYAAERLFAEGALEVFTTPVHMKKGRSGHLLTVLARPDRLDALAGVVLRETPTLGLRYRREGRIELDRRTATVTTPFGRVRLKEGLLGGSPIKAWPEYEDCARLARSRGVPLKRVQEAALLAFRRAGAPARGRAPRRKAR
- the trxA gene encoding thioredoxin encodes the protein MSELHEANDGNFESMVLKAQGAVLVDFSATWCGPCKKLEPIVHDIAAEYDGRLKVVKVDVDRAPQTAMRFGVLSVPTVLLFKDGAVKDQSIGLLSKKALQDKIEKVL
- a CDS encoding NAD-dependent deacylase — translated: MGSPAPSEALLSLLRGQGPVLLLTGAGVSAESGLATFRGPSGLWEGRDPAELATPDAFAADPLGVWRFYAWRRKEAAAARPNAGHLALAALERGRDDVLLVTQNVDGLHERAGSRRIVRLHGSLFRLRCTEEGTEFEDLGSDLSPLPPRCACGALLRPGVVWFGEPLPAEGLRAAATAARRAVVVIVAGTSSLVYPAASLPVAAREAGAYVVEVNPEPTPMSSLAHERLRGPAGEILPRIVEAAGIEPARTA